The sequence ATACACAAATTAACTAAGGTTTTTCAAATATATGGGATTCACTGCCtaaagtttctttttttgttgttggatagtttcttttattctttccaAGAGTGTCATTCTTCTTATActttattaaattaaatttcaaTCTCGGGGacattaataattattttcttaGAGCTTTAAGCTGTATTTCAGATTGTTTATATAGCAACTGCCTTGCAACTAATTAGCTATGGTTACATTTGTTTGAATTCACTGTTTTGAATTAAAAGGAGAGTTAAATAGGGATCAATTATTTATATAGGGTTTCTATGTTGAAGGTGATATAATGCACTTCGTATCttggttttttttaaaatagataTCATGGGAATGAATTTCAAGTCTTCCTTCACTATTTCACATAAATGCAAGTCATGGATGAAGGGGCCATAACTGATATCGCATTACAAAGGCAACGTCAAGATAATTTTGTTAAGTATCTAAATGAGGATATCGAAGTAATTAGCCGAATATGAATCCTGGAAGATAACTACTTTAAAAATATTGCATTTTAATTTAAGTCAAGACCTTACTTTCCTCTCGCATCAAAGCTGTAACACTAGATGTGTATCTTAAACAACGaattaaaaaaatgaaccatattatttaaaCAATAAATAATTGAtactaaaaaattattattgctATTGATTTTACAAGAAAAGTTAGACCTCACTTTTATATTTTTGTATAATGATATTCATTCATACACCTCTCTGCAATTTTATCTATGAATCTAAATTTGAAAAGCGAAAAACTAAACTTGATATATGTATTAAATGGTCaatcaatatattatatattttaaagcTCTTCTTTCTGAATATGGGACGGTTGGCTTGAATAAAGCAGCAAAGTCGGCAAACTGTAAAGTCGGGCAGCGGCACGATTTGCCGACTTTGTTTGCAAGATAGGTCCCGTCGCTTCTCTCGAATTGCATCCATCTCATCAGCTCCTCTCTTCCCCGCTCTCACATCCCCTCCATGGCGACGATTTCAACTCCAAGAATCCTTTTCTGCGGCGACGTCCTCGGCCACCTACACCAGCTCTTCAAGCGAGTTCAGACGGTCTCTTCCTCCCCCTCCGATCCATCCTGTTACTAGGTTTCCTTCTCCCTTCGCTCCGGCCAAGATCGAAACCTAAAACCCTAAATTTTTTCGAATCTCTTGTTCAGGTGAACAAATCGAGCGGGCCCTTCGACGCCCTCTTCTGCGTCGGTCAGTTCTTCCCGGACTCCGCTGACCGCCCCGACGAGCTCTCCGACTACCTCGACGGCCGCGCTGCCGTCCCCATCCCCACCTACTTCACCGGCGACTACGGCGTTGGCGCCGCGCGGTTCCTCTCTGCCGCCTCCAAGCTCCCCTCCAACCTCGGCTTCAAGACCGACGGCGTCCAGCTCTGCTCCAACCTCTACTGGCTCAAGGGCAGCGGCAAGTTCTCCCTCCACGGTCAGGGTCGCCTATCTCTCTGTCTCCCCGATGCCCTAGTTTTCTTGAATACATTGGACTGACTTACTTCTTCTTGTAACTCTAATCTCTCGCAATCTTGGATCATTAGATTATTTCTAACTTTAATCTCCTGTTTCTTTACTTGAATTATTAGGGTATTGCGCTTGATCATTAAAGTATCTGTAAGATTACAGGGTTATCGGTGGCTTATTTATCTGGTAGGCGTTCACAAGACGCTGGGGGCTATGGAGTGTACACCGAGGATGATGTTGATGCATTGAGAGCCCTGGCAGAAGAGCCGGGGATAGTTGATATGTTTTTGACATATCcttaattcactttttttttttgtcaagaaAAGGAGTAAATTTTACATGGATTTTTTTCTACCCACACTGATTCTTAAGGAATTCTGCTTGGCCTTTTTCCTTAATCATGTTTTACTAATGAATGGCCAAGTGGGGTCTCTAATGGAGCTGATACTTCCAATACTCCACCGGGTGTTTCAGATCCTTCAGGATATGATCCCATTGTATCGGAATTAGTTGCAGAGATCAAGCCGAGGTAGGTCCCTTTTGAATATTAGCATTTATTTAATAGCACATTATGCATCTGTAGTCAGACAAATTATTCCCGTAATTCAGACCTGTTAGGAGTAGTGGTATGCAATCTGCATGAGGTTTATCTGCGTCCCTCTGTTGGATGTCTTAAATCAATGtcccctttctcttttcttttcatattgttGTCTTATTTGGAGAATCAAGAATTGTGTACTTTAGGCACTTTTAGTATGTCAAGAATAAGATGTCAGTAGGCATTGTAGGATCTAGTTATGCATAATATAGCTATGAGGACAATTACCTCTTCTACTTGACTATGCTTGATTTGCTGTTATGTTCATTTGGTTCAAGCTTCATGAACGAGATTCTTTTTATTCTTGGAGGTGGGCATTAATTCCAAGTTTGAACACTGGTTTATAGTTTAGAGGCTTATGAATGCTGTGTTGAATAAATTGTGGAACTAACTGTTTGACAAGCATTGGAGTTTTATCTGACTTCGTATAGGATGATGCTGATGCTGGGGCCTGCTATCTATTTTCTGTAGGTATCATATTGCAGGTACTAAAGGTGTATACTATGCACGTGAGCCCTATTGTAACAAAGAAGCTGAACACATTACCCGTTTTATTGGACTCGCGGCTGTAGGGAATAAAGAGAAACAGGTCTAGTTGTTTTCTTAGCACAAGAACTGTACCTAAGCATTTAGTTTTTTATGATTTATGTTCCATGCTACATCTTTATTTTCTTTGCACTTTTTTATTTTCGTATTTTGTACCTTTTTTAGGTAAATGTTACTTTGCTGTTTTTCAGAGTCAAATATTTATCTGAATTAATTATGTTCTACATCAAACAGAGGTGTCGCATTTTCTACATCAAACAGAGGTGTCATATCTCTGTCTGTGTTATCCGTCTCTCCATCTAAATTTATGCACACATACGCATATTCACATGCATGTATCATATTTGATTGTAGACACACATTGCAAAAAATGATGTTTTGGCTCTTCATGCTGTTAGCTTATATGCTTTTTTGTGGAATGAGGATATCTCCTTTATAGAAAATAACTTCTCTTCCATTACTATTCTTTTCTGTTCCATGTTCTTTTGTAGAAATCCTTCTTTTTTGGCACTAACAAGTACTTACCCATCTTACACGAATTTTTTTTAAGTACACATTTTCaggttcaattcatttgcttaaTGTTTGTTATGGCAGTATGGCACTAGTCTCCAAAATTTTaccatgtatttttttttttaaatttggaaTACTGTATTGAAAGTTCAATTTTCAACAATGTTACAATATTGTCTTAACATTCATGTTATTCTGATGCTGTTTTTACTaactagaaaagaaaagaaaggctgtaTAAGTTGTTGTATTTTGCTTTATGCTGCATTTTCTTAAATCAGTATTTGGTAGAGTTAGATTGTTCATCTTTATGTGATTATCAAATGGTAaagctaagattttttttttcatttgactTTTTTCTATTATTCTATGTTTTTTGTAATTCAATACTCCTATCAGCCATGCTTGtagttttaaatttaaatattagCTAATTTTATAGAACTGAATTATGTGAATTTCATTGGTCCCAACTGTCTTTAAGAAATGACATCTTGTGTGAAAGTTCTTGAAATCAGTGGTTCGTACTCATTAAATGGGATACTATATTTCTGACTTTCACAGTTCTACATGTTACATAATATGACAATAATGCAAATGCAGGTGTTGAAATAGTCAAATTTTGCTGATAGTTCCTATTAAGAAGTAAAATTTTTGTTCATGTTAATCTTATTGCATTGATCTGACTATAGCTTTTAGGCATTATATAACTGTTTGTATGCCATACATGCTTCCCAGAAGTTTATTCATGCGATTTCTCCTACTCCAGCATCTACGATGTCAACTGCTGAGATTCGCACAAGACCACCAAACACCACCTTATCACCATATATCATTGCAGAGATAACCAGTCCTGCAAGAGAAGCTACTAAACGTCCTGCCAATAGTGATATTGATACGCAATACTGGCGATTTGATGTTTCAAAGAGGCAAAAACGGGGAGGGGCAGGTGGGGATAAATTGTGCTTCAAGTTTACATCTTCAGGATCCTGTTCTCGAGGGGAGAAATGTAATTATCGACACGATGCGGATGCGAGGGACCAATATCTAAAAAATGTATGCTTTGATTTTCTTAACAAAGGAAAATGTGAACGAGGTTCTGATTGCAATTTTAACCACAGCCTCTCTGACGATGGGGCTAGTTTCTCTCAGAATGCAAAATCTCATAGGTAAGTTAAGTACTTTGTGAaatatgttttatattttttcctcAATAAAGTACTGTTGGCTTCTCAACACGTACAATGGGTCAATCTCCTTACAAGCCAGTGTTTGATGATTTAGACCATATCTCACATATACCAGATGGAGAACCATGACTTCCATAGTTTCAGTGTTCTTTTATGTAATTTTTTGTATGAGTTCTGGATGCGTCCATTTTGCTGATGCTCCCTTTGGATATTAACCTTCAATGTCGTGATTTTGTCAACTTTTAGTGATCGGAAGAGCTCAGGGAAAAATTGTTGGTTCTGCTTGTCAAGCCCAAATGTTGAGTCACACCTCGTAATAAGCATAGGAGAAAGTTACTACTGCACACTTGCTAAGGGCGCGCTTGTGCAGAACCATGTACTGCTGGTACCAATTGAGCACTGCCCTAATACTCTTATGATGCCTTCAGATACAGACATGgagcttgaaaaatataaaaatgctCTCAATGTGTATTACAAAAACCAGGCAAAGGAAGTTGTCTTTTTTGAGTGGATATTTCAACACAGTCCTCATGCTAACCTTCAGGTAGGAAGGATTTCTCCTCGAGGATTTAATAATTACGTATTATATAGCCATAAATTAACAGAGTTAGAGCTTGTCTCTTTTATAAGatctatttgattttttttttcttctaattcaTTAACTTGCATTGCTATCTTATCTTTAATATGTCTCGATTGCATAAAAAATGAACCGACAAGAATTCCAGAGTAGCTTCTTAAAAGGCACGCATCAACAAAGAATCGGGCTCTTTTTTGCTTTGACTAAAAGCTGTAGCTGCAGCTAGCCTATTAATTGTAGCTAATACCAACTTTTCTTGATGTTTCCCGAGTTTTAGAAtgcaaatctctctctctcttgtaacTTATGGTCTTGATGAATACATCTGCTTTATGATTTTTGTATGTTACTGCAACaatatatttttctaataaatgTTTTCCTAATAAAGAATTTCATTACCAATGTGGAAACTGTGAATGCTGTGTTAGTTTGATCTATGATTATTTCATAATCAGTATTGTATGTCCTGAAAGCTGGCTGGGTCCAATATGCATTAGGCCTTTGGATCGTCAAACAGATAGCCACACATCTTGCATCGCACCTTGAGATGTGGCCTCAAGTAGAGCCGATGAGAGGCGCTGCATATGTGCAGTGCTTTCTTAGCATGCAAGAGCACCATGTACGCCAATGCTGCGGTTGATGATCAAAAGGTCCAATGCATGACGATCCTACTAGTTGCATGTTGTGAGTTACTTTGTTTGTTGATTAATATTCTTGCAAATGTTCTGAACAGGCTGTTCCCATTCCATTATCTAAAGCATCCAATGTTCAGCGGATTTTCAATTTAGCTGCCAAGAAATTAGGATTTGAATTTGCAGTGGTGAACCCAGGTATGTTGTTCGTGAAATGTCCTTATGTTTATCTGTGCATAGATGCTATAGTAGACATGGGTAGAATGATAATACCATCGAACAAAGGGAAGTATTGGAATTTCAGTGATACATATTCATGATAAACGGTTTAAATTATTTGCTTAGGATTTGAAGTAGATCGTTTTTTGCATTGTTGATGATACCCTGTTTTCACTATTAGAAAATGGTGTTAACTTTCATGTCAGACAGTCAGTGTCAAAATTTAGGTTTCCTTTTCCCATGCTGGTGTGGAATTGTTAGTTTAGGCACATGTCATATATGTAACTTTGACTCTCATTTGTAAATTTCCTCTAACATCTTCAGATTTTTAATCATCCTGGTTCTGCATCAATTCTGTTTGATATGCCTTTAACCATGTGGTTTGGATGGTTTGACAAACTTTGAATGGCACATTATATTTTCCTAGGTCTGATAAATAGTCATTGGAAGAGAAACCATGGCAAATGTGGGATTTATATAGCTTACAAGACAGAAGCTGAATGATGATTTCAAATTTGTTTAAGCTCACACCTCCATTAAaatgtattttttaaaaaagaactgATGAGCACGAGCAAACTATTGCTATCTGCAAATGCATCAGATTATAGCTTGAATGCCATAATTTAGTTATGATctttctgacataccttctctGAATATCTCTGCTATCTGTCCCCCTGTTATGAATTGGTGGGGGAGAGGTCCTTGAGCAACTTTCTGAACTCTGTTTTCTCAGTTGAAATGCACAGATGTTTTATATAAAATGGACCAAAAGGGCTTCTCTAATTTGCAAGTTTTGTCAAAATCTTTAGCATTCTTCGACATGCAACATTGATAATCTCTTGATCCTTTTGCAGACAATGATTCTAGTGAAGGTAGAAAATTATTGAGGTCTCAATTTGATGGCAAATCAAGTTTATTTTATGTAGAACTCCCTGAAGGTACAATACTGTTGCATCTTGTTGATGACAAAGAGAAGTTCCCAGTCCAGTTTGGGCGTGAGGTAATTTCTGAACAGTTCATTCTTGATCCTTGAGTTATTTGTTTCTTGTCTCTTGGAATGACATAGGCTGGACCCCTAAACCTAAAAGCTTATCATGTTAGATCTGATTGTAGCTTCCAATACTCTGCCAGCCATGATCATTGTCGTTTCATTGAGATGTTAAAATTGTTCGAAATTTTACAGGTGCTAGCAGGCCTGTTAAGTGTTCCAGAACGAGCTGATTGGAGGAATTGCAAGCTCAACAAGGATGAGGAATTGCAGATGGTAGAAGGTTTCAAGAAGGGATTTGGTGACTACGATCCAGCCAAATGATTCAATCATGAAATTCATTTTGTTCTTACTGAGTATTCTCATGCTCTCCTGCATAATGAGAAAAGCATCAATCTTTTATGTTACAAAGAGGCAAATTTCATATGGAGACGCAACTTGGGGACGTTGTGAAGGCTTCAGCGGCAATTTCAAATACGCAACGGTTCAAAGAGTCGCATTTTACTAATGGTGGTTATAGGCATATTGGGAGATATTTTGTACTATTTTTGGTGATGAAAAGGATGTTGCACCTATAAGACCAAAGCTGGGTGCAGTTGCTATTTCAACTAGTATAATAGTCACAGCTAATTGATGGTGTTGAACATGAATCCTAATTTTTAGCACTCGCAAAATTTCAAAACTTAAAACTACCACAATTTCTGTAACCTATCAGGTTCTTGGCAATCGCAGGGTACTTTTTGGATATGGTGGCAGTAGTTAGCCAATGTTGTGCATTGTGGCTGGAATCTTGCTGACAACTGATGCTTTGATGTAATATTAATGTGGCATGGTGGTTTCctaaaattctttcaaaagtttgactctctctctctctctctctcgtgtaAAGTGTTTAATTGTATTAAGATTAGAAATTTTGTTAGTGTTGGAAACTCATGTAGTTGGTGCCAAAACAGGAGACAAGAATGGGAAGCATGGATTTCTGGCGTAAGAACTTATGTACAGCAAATCTCCTTCCGAATTTGCTTATTGGATGCATGTGTGTGCAGTTAATTACCTATTTTAAAACAAACTGTCACATGAAAATCAGAAACTTGTTTAATTGTGATGCAGTCTTGTAAGCTTATTACTTGATGTAATTTCCTCTGCAATGCGTTACTTGGAAGTATTGGAATGCTTTCATATAAGCttggaaaaagatgaaaaagatgTGCTAGCATGATATGAGCACCATTTTTGTCATATGGACTTCAATCACAGATCGTATCTCTGATTTCAAACCTCAGCATATATCTATTGCAAGGGATTCTTTAATTTGACTTGTTAAAGTTGTATTATGTTAGATCTAGATCAATTCTGCTTGGTTGCTGGAAGTTAACGTTGCAAgctaaaactctatttagagtTGGTCATGAAAGATATCCACCGAAGTGTAGCTTGAAGCTTTTGATCACAAGCCAAAGAGCCACCCTGCCTCCCTGACAGCATCAAAATATGGCATCAGCAAGTAGGAACTTTTGAAAGCTAATCTTGCAAGAGAACTCTTGCTGATGAAACGAAATTCATTTACGTATATTTTCAAGGCAATCGAGGTGAGTGATATCCACCATTAACGAAGCGAGAAGGCTCGAACTCGACAAATTGAAATCTTGTAATTTCGAATTTTTCAGTATTCGCAGCCATGGCTATCATCACAATGACAGTCTTCCCGCGCATGGAGAGACACCGTGACTCGGTAAATTTTCTTTGGAATGGTGTTTATCTTGTATGGTTGGCTCTCGGAGCTACCGACGACCGTTCTGAAGCTTCCTGGATCTTCTTCAAACAAAGAGATCTGCTCTGTTATCCCGCATGGACGTATACGCTTCCAACATGGATTTTGAAGATTCCCATTTCATTTATACAAGTTGGTGTCTGGGTGTTCATAACGTACTATGTCATCGGATTTGATCCGAACGTAGGAAGGTAATTAAGATGGTTGACTTTGTTTCTGTCTCATTACAGCTCGATCcttttgttgggggaaaaatggaaCACTCGAAGCACATGGTCAAATCACCGTAGCCTGGTGACGTACATGACGATAGCAAGCATGCTCTAAGCAGTCACGACCTCagcgcccgacctcagagcGTTCAACCATGGCACCGACGACCTCAGAGCGCTCGATCTCGGCACCGACGACCCCAGAGCTCACGACCTCGATCTCGGCATGACCTTGACAGGCATGGTCTCAGCTGAGTTAAGCCTGATCGATCTCAAGGCCAAGAAAGACTCAATCAAAGGGAGAAACCGACCCCCACTCCACCGAAAATCAAGTCCTCCATATCTGGGATCAAATCCCGCGATCTCCACCCCAACGGCTGTCAACGTTTGAATTCACACAATCTCAACGAATCGCCAGCTAGCCTAAAATCTCGGGCCATTTACAGTAACTCATTGATTTACACAATCACGCTCGATTGCAAGTAACCTCCCCAATAAAAAGGAGGGGAAGCTCTAGGTGGGGaacctcttttttcttctcctccggctcAAAAATATCTCTCCATTATTTCTCTATaaaaaatccctctctgacttaagcatcggagggcctacACCGGAACCCCCGACTacaggcttcttgcaggtctgccGGAGAAAATCGTCCGCCACCACATCACCAGCTGGAGCTCCTCCTCGGTCCGCTGTcgccctcgggtccaattttcagcaaaCCTTCCATTTCGGGTTCTTCAAAATAAGTGCGTACTTGTCTCCTTAACAGGCTGTTCCGGCAGTATGTGCAGCTCTTAGCGGTCAATCAGATGGCATCGGCACTCCTCCGATTCATTGGTGGCCATCGCGAATACCTTTGGATCCTTTGCGTTGCCTATTGTTTTCATGCTGGGCGGGTACGTCTTATCGAGATGTGCGCTCCAATCACTTGCTTTCCTCTTGATCTTACCATAAGCTGTTGGAGATCACGCTCTTCGTCTCAACCACATGCAATAATGGTTTGCAAAATACACCACTATCTCTATTCTATTGACAGAGAATGTGAAGAAATGGTGGGTATGGGGTTACTAGACCCTCAAACTTggggcttgtttggttcgccaaaagtatttttctttctaaaaatattatttctaaaaagtagatttttaagaagaggattcctgagaaagtacttttggcatatttggttgaccatggaaatgTGACAGATTTACAGagtacttatatttggttgaccatccactttcttgggaaagttatgtgtaatttctattatacccttaataaaaattaggtatttaatgcctctttaatactgaagggcttttttggaaaaaaaataaaaatagagtgatttttggcttatgggaaagtaactttcccatgtttcttatgggaaagatttttccatgaaatataggaatcatatttccatagGAATATAACTTTTCCGTCTTTCTTCTTTGAaaaactctaaccaaacaaaaggcatctcattacttttccattgaccatacttttccgcttttttccgcaaaccaaacgagcccttgatGTATGGACTCACAGAATGCAAGCTCAACAAACAAATTTCTAGGCAAAAGTTGGAGCCAAGTAAGGGCATCTCTAACTTGATAGGAGAAGAAAATGCATGATTTGAGGAAAGAATAGCTGATATCTGTGCTCAATATGGTCTTGTAGATTCTTCACGGATCAACAGAGCCAACTAGGAGTGGTCGTCCTGAAGCCTCGTGGTGTCTTTCCTGAGGCAAAATGTTGCTGGATTGGTTTTGGTGCCTTGGTTGGATACATATTGCTATTCAATTCTCTTTTCACGGTGGCTCTCACCTATCTCAATCCTGAGTATAAATCCTAGCTACGACAGCATCTTGTggaaaaaaatgcaaaatattACAAATTATGGCTTAAAACTCTCAGATTGAGAACTTTATTCTGAGCATCGCCTCCCGTTTGCAGCATTTGGGAAAGCTCGCCCACCTATGTCTGAAGAAACATTAAAGGAAAGACATGCAAATTTAGACGGGGAagtattagaatcatcatcCGGAGGAAGCAGCTCCGGAAATCATTTCACGTCTGGAAGCAAGTCTAGCCAGCATAGTTAAGGTAAGTTGACTTCCTCTCGACAGGTTTCATCTTATTGCCATTTTCATGCATGCATATAGTCCTGATGGGTGTTAGTAGAGCCGGTAAGACAACATTGATTGGCGTATTGGCTGGGAGAAAAATAGGTGGATACATAGAGTGAAGCATCACCATATCTGGCTATCCAAAGAAGCAAGAAACTTTTGCTCGGGTATCAGGATATTGTGAACAAAATGATATCCACTCTCCGTATGTGACAGTCCACGAGTCTCTTGTATACGCTGCATGGCTTCGATTGTCCTCTGAGATTGATTCTGCTACAAGAAATGTTGACAAGCGGCTGACGATTGCTGTGGAGCTTGTTGCTAACCCATCTCTAATATTCATGGATGAGCCAACCTCCGGACTTGATGCACGGGCTGCAGCAAAATCGTCGTGAGGACCGTAAGGAGCACCGTGGACACCGGGAGGACGGTTGTGTGCACCATTCACCAGCCTAGCGTCGCATATTTGAAGCTTTTGATGAGGTAAGGGAATGTCAGGATTAATTGGCTTATTTGTATTGATAAACTGAAGTACAATGAGGCGGAACTTTCATACATTTTATATTTGATTGCAGCTCTTCCTGATGAagcgaggaggagaagagacATATGGAGGTCCGCTAGGGCGCCATGCTTGCCATCTAATCAATTATTTTGAGgcgacacacacacacacacacacacacaatacAAGATTCAGCTCGACAAAACAACTAGCAATGTCTTTTGGTTTATTTTATCAAAGGAATTGAAGGTGTCGGCAAGAAGAGAAACTAGGTGTTAATTTCAGCAAAGGATACAAAAAATCTGAACTGTATCTGAGAGTAACTTTTTTAATTCAGCCTTTTTTCCTAATAGATGTAGCTAGCATATCTTTACTCTTGTATCTGCATATTCCAACTCAGGAGGAACATGAATTTGATAAAGGAATTAAGTACACCGCATCCTGGTTCAAGCGATCGACACTTCCCAACTGAGTACTCGCAGTCCTCCTCCGCACAATGCAAGGCTTGTGAGGCCTGATCCACTAACCGGCCCACACTTGATTTGGGCTTGcgggccggcccgaagaggCCCGCCCGGCCCTTCACTTGCCTCGTACATGATGAATCGAGAGTGGAGGATTGAGGCCAATGGGCAAATTTAATAGGTGAAGTAACAGCCAGTGTAATACCTCTGCCATGATTGAAAATTGGAGCTTCATCATTATATCTGTTGTCCTGCTGGTGGTCAGTCCAGCCACCATAGCCTCTGCCACGGCCTCGGAAGCCATTACCTCTACCACGGCCCCAACCACCTATGCCATTATCCGCATCCCCTGTTGTCCCTTCCTCCATCGCTGTAATCCACAGCCAGAGTATCATTTCCTACATATAAATCCTAAACCGTCATGCCTTAGGTTACAAAAGATGAGTGAAGATTTAGGTCTGACAAGACAGGTTGAAGCATAATGACACACCTCTAGCCCTCTTCCCCTGCCATGATCCCCACGACCTCTGCCCCGACCACCAGGCGAGCCCTCTAGAGTGCAAATAAATTGTCAACAAAGATAAGCATATAAAGCAGCTAAACAGATAAAATGAAGAAATGTACCTCCACCATAATCAAATTCAGAAAGTGGTTTCACCTGATGCTTGGGCAAGGAGGTTGATACCTGGGGAAAGGAATAGACTATTAAGTAAAACATGGCATGATTGCAAAAGCAAATCAAAATTGTGGGATCATCAAACTTCAATAAGATAAACAAGCTTTACAGGCAACTAAACAAAAATGAACAAAAGGTCAAGTAAGAGTAGCAAGACCTTTAAAGTTTACATCAGTAATACTTCTAAATTTTAAATCaatatttatgaatttatttgtaTATATTTACAAGTTTTCAGACTTGGGTTCATGTTGCGAAGTATAGACCATATTAACACATCCAACATGGTCAGTGGATTGTTTGAGCACCCTTGCTTTGGATAACTTATGTAATTTGGATTAGAGATCCAACAATAGATGGTGTAGGTAAACTGTAAACATGATTAACACATCCACAGGAATCTAGAATAACAAATCATCTTAGATATCAATTATATCTGCTGTTTAGCATCAGATTTATAGGACCAGGATTCTTCTATAAATTAGACTAGTATGCATTTTCAATGACAAAAACTAGTTTGATGTGGGCAGCAATGCAGGTGTTGTAGATATTCTGTCAATATTGTGGGAACTTCATATATCGGTGGTAAATGACAACTTGTTGTCACtgtgagagagaaggagagggattttttatttttttggaagaGCGGTGGTGCTACAAATTGGTACAAATTGTTGTGAAGTAATAGAAGTTGGAACGAATGGTATATACGCACACACCCCTGTCCTGTTGTGATAACTTCATTGCACAGTATGCATTGCATGTATAGTATAGTATGAATGAGCATTTTGGTCCTTAACACTGCCACTCTTCCCTTCTACATTGCCTAAAATGCAAACAATACAACTTTGGAGGCCTTATTACTAACTTAAATATTCTTCCTAGTCTTTAGGGCATGTGACATTCACTAGCAAAT is a genomic window of Phoenix dactylifera cultivar Barhee BC4 chromosome 4, palm_55x_up_171113_PBpolish2nd_filt_p, whole genome shotgun sequence containing:
- the LOC103711163 gene encoding zinc finger CCCH domain-containing protein 59 translates to MATISTPRILFCGDVLGHLHQLFKRVQTVNKSSGPFDALFCVGQFFPDSADRPDELSDYLDGRAAVPIPTYFTGDYGVGAARFLSAASKLPSNLGFKTDGVQLCSNLYWLKGSGKFSLHGLSVAYLSGRRSQDAGGYGVYTEDDVDALRALAEEPGIVDMFLTNEWPSGVSNGADTSNTPPGVSDPSGYDPIVSELVAEIKPRYHIAGTKGVYYAREPYCNKEAEHITRFIGLAAVGNKEKQKFIHAISPTPASTMSTAEIRTRPPNTTLSPYIIAEITSPAREATKRPANSDIDTQYWRFDVSKRQKRGGAGGDKLCFKFTSSGSCSRGEKCNYRHDADARDQYLKNVCFDFLNKGKCERGSDCNFNHSLSDDGASFSQNAKSHSDRKSSGKNCWFCLSSPNVESHLVISIGESYYCTLAKGALVQNHVLLVPIEHCPNTLMMPSDTDMELEKYKNALNVYYKNQAKEVVFFEWIFQHSPHANLQAVPIPLSKASNVQRIFNLAAKKLGFEFAVVNPDNDSSEGRKLLRSQFDGKSSLFYVELPEGTILLHLVDDKEKFPVQFGREVLAGLLSVPERADWRNCKLNKDEELQMVEGFKKGFGDYDPAK